The following nucleotide sequence is from Mesorhizobium sp. J8.
GTTCATATACGCAAGCAGCGTCTGCTTAACGATGATGTAGAGGCGGTTCTTCTTTTCGCGCACCGTCTTGATCTTGGTGGCTACCGGACCGACCACCGCGTAGGACAGGAAGATGCCGAGGAAGGTTCCGACGAGCGCCGCGCCGATCAGGCCGCCCAGGATTTCCGGCGACTGGTCCAGCGCGCCCATCGCCTTCACCACGCCAAGCACGGCTGCCACGATGCCCAGCGCCGGCAGGCCGTCGCCGACCGCGACCATCGCGTGGTAGGCCTTCAGCTTGTCTGCGCGGATCGTCTGGATCTCTTCGTCCATCAGCGCTTCGATTTCATGCGAGCGGGCATTGCCGATGATGATGATGCGGCAGTAGTCGCAGATGAAGTTCGTCAGGTCATGGTTCTTGAGCACGGTTGGGAAGGCCTGGAAGATGGCCGACTCTTCCGGATTGTCGATATGGGCCTCGACCTCGCTGCGCGACTTCGAGCGCAGTTCGCGCATCAGGCTGTGCAAGACGCCCAGCGTCTCGAGATAGTCGCGCTCCTTCGGCACCGCCTGCTTGAAGGCTTCGAGGATGCCCTTGCCGGTGTCCTTGACCGTCTTCATCGGGTTGGCGACGAGGAAGGTGCCGAGCGCGGCGCCGCAGATGACCACCGCTTCCCACGGCTGCAGCAACACATGCAGATGCCCGCCCATGGCCATGAAGCCGCCGAGAACACAGCCGAGCGTCACCACAAGTCCGATCAGAATGCCCACGACAGGTCCTTCCGCATGTCACGTCGTGGAATAGGGATAGTCTGCGTGCCTTGTGTGAGGCTTGAATCGAAGGCGGCGAACGCGATTCAGCTTCGCGCAAGGAAGTGACGCTATTGTGCGAGGGATAGCTTCGGCCGGAGGCATGCCCTTTGCTCAGTACCTACACCAACTACCAGTTGATCGCCAGAGACATCCCCAAGTCTATCACCCGCATCGAGCAGCAGCCGACGGTCGATCGCGACACCCAATACTATCTGGCCAACATCACCAAGGTGAAATCGATCGACGATTTCGTCAACAACGACCGCCTGTTCAAATATGCCATGAAGGCCTACGGACTGGAGGACATGGACTACGCCAAGGCCTTCATGGTCAAGGCACTGAAGGAAGGCGTCTCGGACCCCGACAGCTTCGCCAACAAACTGACCGACAAGCGCTACGCCCAGTTCGTCGCTGCCTTCAACTTCGCGGCCGATGGCGCCGATGCGACGGTCTACAACCCGACACAGCAGCAGGTTACGGCGAACTACGCCACACAGGCAGAGATCGCGGGTCTTGATCCGGATTCGGACTATGTGAAAGGCGAGACGACCTACTATCTCGCCAACATCACCAAGGTGAAGTCGATCGACGACCTGATGTCGAACGACCGGCTCTACACCTACGCGCTGGCCGCGTTCGGCCTGGATTCGGCCACCGAGGACAAGGATCTGATCAAGTCCGTCCTCCAAGGCGGCGTGAAGGATCCCGATAGCGTCGCCAACAAGCAGACCAACAAGGCCTATGCCGGGCTCGCCGCCGCTTTCAACTTTGCGCAGTACGGCGATACGACCACCACCCGCGTTGCGGCGCAGCAGCCGACGGTCGACATGTATCTGCGCCAGACATTGGAGGAGGACGCCGGCCAGACCAATGAAGGCGTGCGGCTGGCGCTCTATTTCCAGCGCAAGGCGCCCGACATCACCAACTGGTACGACGTGCTCGCCGACACCGCTTTGGCCAGCGTGGTGCGCACCGCGCTCGGACTGCCCGATTCCTTCGCCACCGCCGACATCGACAAGCAGGCGCAGCTCTTCGAGCAGAAGCTCGACATCAAGGACTTCACCGATCCCGAGAAGCTAGGCAAGTTCCTGACCCGCTTCACCAGCATGTACGAGATCGCCCACCCCACCTCGACGGCGGTGACTTCGGTCAGCGTGCTCTTCGCGCAGCCGACCACCATAGGCATCTCCACCGATCTGATGATGGCCATGCAGCAGTTGAAGTTCTGAGAAGATCATGCAGGACAGCCTCTACGTCGCCCTTTCCTCTCAGATCGCGCTCGAGCGTCGTCTCGACACCATCGCCGACAACGTCGCCAACGCCTCGACCATCGGCTTTCGCGCCACCGGCGTGAAGTTCGAGGACGTGGTCTCGGGCACCGGGCCGAAATCGGTCTCCTTCGCCTCCTCCGGCAAGACTTATCTTTCCGGCGCGCATGGCGCGCTGACCGAAACCGGCAACCCGTTCGATTTCGCCATCCAGGGCGACGCTTGGTTCGCCATCGAGACGCCAGCCGGCACGGTGATGACGCGTGACGGCCGCTTCTCCATGAATGACAGCGGGGAATTGATGTCGATCGAAGGCTATCCGGTGCTGGATAGCGGCGGCGCTCCCATCCAGCTCGATCCCCGCAACGGCCCGCCCAAGGCAGGCGCCGATGGCTCGCTCAGGCAGAACGACCAGCTGGTCGGCGCCATCGGCCTCTACAATTTCGATCCCGGCGAGAATTTCGTCCGCTACGGCAATTCGGGCATCGTGCCGGCGCGCACGCCCGAGCCCGTCACCGATCGTTCGGACGTCGGTGTCGCACAAGGGTTCCTGGAGGAATCGAACGTCAACCCGGTTCTGGAAATGACCCGGCTGATCCAGGTGCAGCGCGCTTTCGAGAACACGGCGGCGCTGATGCGGCAGACCGATTCCTCCACCGACGACGCGATCAAGACGCTCGGCTCGAAGTGACGGCATGACGACCGGCTCGTCCCTGTTGCGCGCTTCCGAGAGCCCGGCGGACACCGGGCGGACCGACAGGCTGGCCGCGCTCGAACGTGTCTGGCGGCGGTTCGATGATCCGCAGGCGCTGCTTGCGCGCGGCGGCCGCATCGCCGAGATATCGCCGACACATTACAAGGTCCGCGGCCTGTCCGGGATTGCTAGGCTGGGCGACATCGTCGAGCAGCGCGGCAAGGCCGGCGCGCGACGCGGCGAGATCGTCAAGATCGCCAGCGACGAGGTGGTGGTCGCGCCCTTCGAGCGCAGCGCCGATGCCGGCATCGGCGACGCCGTCTTTCGCCGCGGCCCTCTCGCGGTCACGCCGCATGTCTCCTGGCGCGGCCGCGCCCTCGACGCCTTGACCCGCGTCATCGACGGCGGCCCGCCGCTGATCAGGCCGAATACGGCGGATGCAGTGCATGGTGCGACACCCGGCGCCCTGGCGCGCCAGCGCGTCGGCACCGGCTTCCTGACCGGCGTCAGGGTGATCGACATCTTCACCCCGCTCTGCTTCGGCCAGCGACTCGGCATTTTCGCCGGTTCCGGCGTCGGCAAGTCGACGCTGCTTGCCATGCTCGCCGGCGCCGAGGCCTTCGATACGGTGGTCGTGGCGCTGATCGGCGAGCGCGGTCGCGAGGTGCGCGAATTCCTCGAGGACACGATCGGCGCCGAGAGCATGGCCAAGACCGTCGCCGTCGTCGCCACCAGCGACGAAAGCGCCATGATGCGCCGGCGCGCGCCCGACACCGCCATGTGCGTGGCCGAGCATTTCCGCGACCAGGGTCATCGCGTGCTCCTGGTGCTGGATTCCATCACCCGTTTCGCGCATGCGCTGCGCGAGGTGGCGACCGGAACGGGCGAGCCGCCGGTCGCGCGCGGCTATCCGGCCTCGGTCTTCACCGACCTGCCGAAGCTCCTCGAACGCGCTGGTCCGGGGGTTGAGGGCAAGGGATCGATTACCGCCATCATTTCGGTGCTGGTCGACGGCGACGACCATAATGATCCCGTCGCCGATTCGGTGCGCGGCATCCTCGACGGCCACGTCGTGCTCGACCGCTCGCTTGCCGAGCAGGGCCGTTATCCGCCGGTCAATCCGCTGTCGTCGATCTCGCGCCTTGCCGACAAGGCCTGGAGCCCCGAGCAGCGCATGCTCGTGACAAGGCTGAAATCGATGATCGCGCGTTTCGAGGATACGCGCGACATCCGTCTTTTGGGCGCCTACCAGAGCGGCGCCGACGCCGAGCTCGACAATGCGGTGCGCCAGGTGCCGCTGATCTACGAGGCGCTCACGCAATCGCCGAGGGACCGCGCATCCGCCGATCCGTTCGCCGACCTCGCCCGCCATCTCAAGGGGAAGCTGAATGGCGATCAAGGAGACTGAGCTCCAATATACCGAGCGCATGCTGCGCGACATGCTTGCCGAGGCCGAGGCGGCGGAGCGGGCCGAAGCCAACGCGGCAAGAACCGCTAGGGACAGGGCCGCGCATGCCAAGACACGGAAAACAGCAGCTCTCCTGACCAGAGCCGACAGGCCGCATCCGCCGCGGACATCCGCCGTCGGGACCGCCGACGTCGCGCAGGCCAGCCGCGATTCCGTGCTCGACGGGCTTTTTCCCCGCACCGAGTGGCCGCAGCCGCCGAAAGCCCAGTTCCCGCGCCTGGCAGACAGGAGCGCCGACCGCCGCACAGATTTCGTCATTGCCGCGCTCGGCATCACGCTCGGCCTGATCTGCGCGTTGTTTCCCTGGTACATCTTCCTCAACCAGGAGCAGTTCGGCGTTCAGACGATCAAGTTCGGCGGCAGCGGCAGCAATGCCGGACGCAAGGGCGGCGGCATCGTGGCCGAACGCAGCGGGCCGCTGACGGCCAAGGACGTCCCCAATACCGATATCGACCTCTTTGCCACCGGAACGGTCGAGGACGACCCCGCGCCACCGCCCGCCGACCAGCCCTTCCCTGCCGCCGTCTCGGAATTCAAGATGGTGCATGTCGCCAACGGCCGCGCCATGATCGAGGACGATACCGGTCTGTGGCTGGTCCAGCGCGGCTCGGTGCTGCCCGATTCCAGCCGCGTCGCCGCGATCGAGCAGCGCGGCGGCAAATGGGTGATCGTCACCAGCACCGACAAGGTGATCCCGCTCTCGAAATAGTTAAGCCGGGCCATGTGGCCCGCCCCGCGCAAGGTCCGCGCAAGACTGGCCGCCTAGTCTTGTGCGTACTTGCCCGGGAGATTCCCATGGAACCGGTAAATCTTTTCGATCTCGCCACGCGGCAGTCGCAATGGCTGGCCGTGCGCCAGTCGGCGATTGCCTCCAACATCGCCAATGCCAACACGCCGGGCTACACGGCCAACGACGTCGAGCCCTTCGAAAAGGTGCTCGACCGGACCGCCGTGACGCTTGCCGCCACGCAGGCCGGCCACCTCGGCGCCGAAACGGCCAATGCCGGCTTCAACGTCAAGCCCGAGGATCCCGACGGCGCGATCATGCCATCGAAGAACACCGTGGTTCTCGAACAGGAGCTGATGAAGGCCGGCGAGGTCCGCCGCTCCTTCGAGCTCAACACGGCGATCGTCAAGGCCTTCCATTCGATGATGACGATGGTGGTGAAGAGCTGACCATGGACGCCCTCACCGCAGCCCTCAAAGTCGCGGCCTCTGGCCTTGGCGCCCAGTCGGAGCGCCTGCGCGTGGTCTCGGAAAACCTTGCCAACGCCCAGTCGATCGGCAGCACGCCGGGCGCCGATCCCTATCGCCGCAAGACGATCACCTTCCAGTCCGAGGTCGACCGCGCGACCGGCGGCTCGCTGGTGGAAGTCAGCGCGATCTCGCGCGATCCTTCGGACTTCCCGATCGAATTCCAGCCCGGCAACGAAGCCGCCGACGCCAAAGGGTACGTCAAGATGCCCAACGTCAACACATTGGTCGAAATGGCCGACATGAGCGAGGCAAACCGCTCCTATGAAGCCAACCTGCAGGTCATCAAGCAGGCTCGCGATCTGATTTCCATGACCATCGACCTGATGAGGAACCAGTAATGATCGGCGGTATCGGGGCAATACAATTCAAGACGGCGGTTGACGGAGCGGAGCAGGCGTCACCAAACCTCTTGCAGGGCGGCGTCGGAACGCAGGCCGGCGAAAGCATCGGCAGCAGCTTCGCCGAAGTCCTCAGCCAGGCGGCGACGAAAACCGTCAACACGCTGCAGGGTGCCGAGCAGATGTCGATCCAGGCGCTCAAGGGCGACGCCGACACCCGCCAGGTGGTCGATGCGGTGCTGAGCGCCCAACAGGCGCTGCAGACCACCATCGCCATCCGCGACAAGGTCGTGTCGGCCTATCTCGAAATCAGTCGCATGAGTATCTAGGACCGCGTCATGAAAGCCCTTGCCATCGCCGCCACCGGCATGAACGCCCAGCAGACCAACCTGGAAGTCATCGCCAACAACATCGCCAACATCAACACCACCGGCTACAAGCGGGCACGGGCCGAATTCTCCGACCTGCTCTACCAGGTCGACCGCACGCAGGGCGTGCCCAACCGCTCCAACACCTCGCTGGTGCCGGAAGGCGTCTCGATTGGTCTCGGCGTCAAGACGACGGCCGTGCGCAACGTCCACACCCAGGGCGAGCTGGCCAGCACGGGCAACAGTTTCGATCTGGCCTTGACCGGCAGGGGCTGGTTCCAGATCCAGGGAGCCGACGGCGGCACGCTCTATTCGCGCGCCGGCGCCTTCAATACCAACGCCACCGGGCAGTTGGTGACCGTCGACGGCGCCGAGGTCATCCCGGCCATCACCGTGCCGACCGACGCCGTCGAAGTCATCGTCAACAAGACCGGCCAGGTCTTTGCCCGCCTGGACGGTCAGACGAATTTGCAGTTGCTCGGCCAGCTTCAGATCGCCAACTTCGCCAACGAGGCTGGCCTGGCGCCGCTCGGCGACAACCTTTTCCAGGAGACGGCCGCCTCGGGTCCGGCCAATGTCGGCGTGCCAGGCGATCCGGGCTTCGCCACGATCCAGCAGGGTTACCTCGAATCCTCCAACGTCGATCCGGTCAAGGAAATCACCGAGCTGATCTCGGCGCAGCGCGCCTATGAAATGAACTCCAAGGTCATCCAGGCCGCAGACGACATGGCCTCGGTGGTCTCCAAGAACATCAGGTAACGGATGATGGCCGGGCCGATCTCCTCCGCACTCCGTCGCACCGCGCTGGCCACCGTCCTGGTGGCCGCCGGCGCGCCGGCTTTCGCACAGGATGCGGCCGGCCAGTCGGCGAACCAGATCGCCTCCGCCCAGGCGACCGGCGAGGCCGTGCTGATCCCCAACCGGGTCATCTATCCCGGCGAGACCATCGAGCCCGCCTCGCTCAAGCAGGTGACGCTCATCCCCGGCAAGCACAAGCCCGACGGCATGGCGACGCGCTCCGAGGAGCTTCAGGGCAAGGTCGCCAAGCGCACGCTTCTGCCTGGACGCTACATTCCGGTCACGGCGATTCGCGACGCCTGGCTGGTCGAGCAGGGCGCTTCCGTGCAGGTCTATTTCACCGCCGGCGCACTCACCATTTCGGCGGCCGGGGTCACGTTGCAGCCAGGCGCTGCCGGCGACCAGATCAAGATCCGCAACATCGACAGCGGCAAGATTATCTCGGGCACCGTGATGGCCGACGGCACCATCAAGGTCGGCGCTTCGTGATGCGTGCCTTTGTCCTTCTGCTAAGCGCCGCCATCGGCCTTCAGCCGGCATTGGCCGATGGGCTGACGCCCAAGGCCAAGCGCGAGCTGGCGCAGCGGAATGGCGGCGTCTACGACGATCCCGAATATGATCCGGCCACCACCCAGCGCATGTTCCGTGTATCCACCGGGCCAAGCACGCTGCCGCCCGGCCAGGTCGCCGCGCGTATCAAGGACATCGCCCAGCTGCAGAGCGCGCGCGACAACCAGCTCGTCGGCTACGGCCTTGTCATCGGCCTCGCCGGCACCGGCGACAGCCTGCGCAACTCGCCCTTCACCGAGCAGTCGATCCGCGCCATGCTGGAAAATCTCGGCATCGCCACCGAAGGCGGCAGCGCGCGCGCCAAGAACGTCGCCGCCGTCATCGTCACCGCCAACATGCCGCCCTTCGTCCAGTCGGGCGCCCGCATCGACATCGACGTCTCCTCGATGGGCGACGCCACCTCGCTCGCGGGCGGCACGCTGGTGATGACGCCGCTGAAGGCTGCCGATGGCGAGATCTATGCCGTCGGGCAGGGCTCGGTGATCATCGGCGGCTTCACCGCCCAGGGTCAGGCCGAACAGTTGACGCAAGGCGTGCCGACCGCCGGTCGCGTCCCCAACGGCGCCATCGTCGAACGCGCGGTGCCGGCCGAGTTCGACGACCAGAGTGTGCTGACGCTGCAATTGCGCAATCCCGATTTCTCGACCGCCATCCGCATCGCAGACGCCGTAAACGACTACACTTCTCAGCGCTTCGGCATGCGGGTCGCCGCTGAGCGCGATGCCCGCACCGTGCAGATCAGGCGGCCGAAGAATGTCTCGGCCGCGCGCTTCTATGCCGAGATCGAAAATCTCGTCGTGGAGTCGGACGCCCCTGCCCGCGTCGTCATCGACGAGCGCACCGGCACTATCGTCATTGGCAACAATGTCCGCATTTCGCGTGTGGCGATCAGCCATGGCACGCTCACCGTACGCATCACCGAAGCGCCGAAGGTGGTCCAGCCGGAACCCTTCTCCAAGGGCGAGACCGCGGTCGAGCCCTTCACCGCCATCGAGGCGAGTCGGCCCGACGCGCGCGTCGCTTTGCTCGACGGTCCCGATCTCGAAACGCTCGTCTCCGGCCTCAATCGCCTCGGCGTGAAGCCCGACGGCATCATCGCCATCCTGCAAGGCATCAAATCGGCCGGCGCCTTGCAGGCCGACCTGGTTCTCCAATAGGCACGCCGATGATTGCGCTTCTTTCCTCGAAGACACGCCATTCGCTCACAATGATCGCCGCAGCGGCCGCACTGGTTGGCGGCGCATCCGTCCACGCCGAGGAAGTCCGGCAGGTCCTGCCTGGCGGGCAGGCCCCGGCCCAACCGGCCGAACTTACCCGCGAGCAGGAGCCGGCCCGGCCGGCTGCGCTCGCAGGCGGCAAGACGCCGGACGAAAGCGAGGTCCAGCGCTTCTGCTCCAACATCGCCGACGCCGCGCGCGATCGCCGCTACGCGCTGCAGGCCGAGGAATTGAAGCAGCTGCAGGCCGGCATCGACGAGCGCATGAAGGCGCTGGAGGCTAAGAAAACCGAATATGAAGAATGGCTGAAGCGCCGCGAAGTGTTCCTGGCGCGCGCCGAGGACGGCGTCGTCAAGATCTATGCCGGCATGAAGCCCGACGCCGCCGCCGAACGTCTGGCGATGGTCAATGCCGAGCTCGCGGCCGCCATTCTGATGAAGCTCGATTCGCGCAAGGCCGGCGTCATCCTGAATGAAATGGACCAGAAGGCGGCGGCGACTCTCACCGGCATCATGGCCAGCGCGGCGCGAAGGGTTGATCCGTCATGAAGTTGAAATTGCTCGCCCTGATCGCCCTCGCTAGCCTGGCTGGCTGCGGCACCGACCTCAAGGAGGTCGGCAGGGAACCCGCTTTGTCGCCGGTCGGTTCCGGCATCGGTGCAGGCGGCTCCGGCCCCTACAGCTATCCCGAGCCGCCTGCGTCGCGGCCGAAGAAGTTTTCGCTGTGGGACGACCGCCAGAGCCGGCTCTTCACCGATCCGCGCGCGCTGCGCGCGGGCGACATCCTTACCGTCAACATCAGGCTCAACGACCGGGCCAATTTCAAGAACCAGAACGATCGCAGCCGCACCGCCGCGCGCAAGCTCGGCTACGACATCACGCTCGGATGGGACGGCAGGAGCACCAGCGGCAAGGGCGACGCCGGCTTGAGTTCCAGCACCGAGACCAATGCCGACGGCGAGATCAAGCGCTCGGAAGACATCGCCCTCAACGTCGCCGCAGTCGTCACCGAGGTGCTGCCCAACGGCAATCTGATGATCAGGGGCTCGCAGGAGGTCCGCGTCAATTACGAGCTTCGCGTGCTGACCATCGCCGGCATGGTTCGTCCGTCCGACATCGGCGCGGAGAACACCATCCCCTATGAGCGCATCGCCGAGGCGCGCATCTCCTACGGCGGTCGCGGCCGTGTGAGCGAGGTCCAGCAGCCGGCCTATGGCCAGCAGGTCCTCGACCAGGTTCTTCCTTTCTAGGGTCGGGATAGCGCTGCCGTGGCCAATGTCGAGCAGGTCCAGCCCAAGAAGGGACCGTCCCTGGTGATCCAGCTTGCCATGCTCCTGGTCATGACGGGCGCGGCCGTCGGCATGGGCTGGCTTTCCGGCGGCTATCTCAAGCAGGGCGAAACGCCGGCGCCGGTCCCTGCGGCGCCGGAAAACGCCGGCGCCGTGGAAAAACCCGCCGAGGGTGGCAAGGTGGCCGCCGGGCCAACGCTGGCGCAATTGGCGCCGATCACCACCAATCTCGCCTCGCCATCGGACGTCTGGATCCGGCTCGAGGCGTCGCTGCTTTATGACGCTCCCCAGCCACCGGAAATGACCGAGCAGATCCATCAGGATCTGCTCGCCTTCGTGCGCACGCTCAAGCTGCACCAGATCGAAGGCGCCAGCGGTTACCAGCATCTCAAGGCCGATCTCGAGGAGCGCGCGGCGCTGCGCAGCGGCGGCCACGTCAAACAGGTTCTCGTCAGGACGATGCTGCTCGAATGAGAAAATTCCTCATAGCCACGGCGCTCATCGTCGCCACCACGTCCGTCGCCGCGGCCCAGCAGCTCGATCTTGGCGGCATCGGCAAGGCCGACGGCACGACCGTCGGCTACCTGATCCAGATGTTCGGCCTGCTCACCGTGCTTTCGGTGGCGCCGGGCCTCTTGATCATGGTGACGAGCTTCACCCGCTTCGTCATCGCCTTCTCGATCCTGCGCGCCGGCATCGGCCTGCAATCGACGCCGGCAAACCTGATCCTGATCTCGCTGTCGCTGTTCATGACCTTCTATGTCATGGCGCCGACCTTCGACCAGGCCTGGAACACCGGCGTGAAGCCGCTGATGGACAACCAGATCACCCAGGCCGAGGCGTTCGAGAAGATCTCCGGCCCGTTCCGCGACTTCATGCTGCACAATGTGCGCGACAAGGATTTCGACCTCTTCGCCGATCTCGCCCGCGAGCGCGGCCAGACCGTATCGCGCGAGACCGTCGACCTGCGCATCCTGGTGCCGGCCTTCATGATCTCGGAAATCCGGCGCGGCTTCGAGATCGGCTTCCTGATCGTGCTGCCCTTCCTTGTCATCGACCTCATCGTCGCCACCGTCACCATGGCCATGGGCATGATGATGCTGCCGCCGACGGTGGTATCGCTGCCGTTCAAGATCCTGTTCTTCGTTTTGATCGACGGCTGGAACCTTCTGGTCGGCAGCCTGGTGCGATCCTTCACCTGAGGCGCCGAGCCGAGTGCTGAGGCGCACTCCCTGCCCATTCCAATTTTTCGCAATATATTTTCGATTAACCGTCCGATTTAGGTCTTTGGTAGGGACTTCCCGCCATAGTCGCTCGCAGATGGCGGGTGACCCAACTGAGCGGTCATTGGCATGATGCCGCACCGTCATACCGGACATGCCGGTATGTCAAAAAAATCCGTGTAAAATTAAGGTACGAGTACCATGGCCAGTATCATGACCAACGCTTCGGCGTTGACCGCTCTGCAGAGCTTGAACGCCA
It contains:
- a CDS encoding MotE family protein translates to MIALLSSKTRHSLTMIAAAAALVGGASVHAEEVRQVLPGGQAPAQPAELTREQEPARPAALAGGKTPDESEVQRFCSNIADAARDRRYALQAEELKQLQAGIDERMKALEAKKTEYEEWLKRREVFLARAEDGVVKIYAGMKPDAAAERLAMVNAELAAAILMKLDSRKAGVILNEMDQKAAATLTGIMASAARRVDPS
- the fliL gene encoding flagellar basal body-associated protein FliL — translated: MANVEQVQPKKGPSLVIQLAMLLVMTGAAVGMGWLSGGYLKQGETPAPVPAAPENAGAVEKPAEGGKVAAGPTLAQLAPITTNLASPSDVWIRLEASLLYDAPQPPEMTEQIHQDLLAFVRTLKLHQIEGASGYQHLKADLEERAALRSGGHVKQVLVRTMLLE
- the flgC gene encoding flagellar basal body rod protein FlgC translates to MDALTAALKVAASGLGAQSERLRVVSENLANAQSIGSTPGADPYRRKTITFQSEVDRATGGSLVEVSAISRDPSDFPIEFQPGNEAADAKGYVKMPNVNTLVEMADMSEANRSYEANLQVIKQARDLISMTIDLMRNQ
- the flgH gene encoding flagellar basal body L-ring protein FlgH, translating into MKLKLLALIALASLAGCGTDLKEVGREPALSPVGSGIGAGGSGPYSYPEPPASRPKKFSLWDDRQSRLFTDPRALRAGDILTVNIRLNDRANFKNQNDRSRTAARKLGYDITLGWDGRSTSGKGDAGLSSSTETNADGEIKRSEDIALNVAAVVTEVLPNGNLMIRGSQEVRVNYELRVLTIAGMVRPSDIGAENTIPYERIAEARISYGGRGRVSEVQQPAYGQQVLDQVLPF
- a CDS encoding DUF1217 domain-containing protein, giving the protein MLSTYTNYQLIARDIPKSITRIEQQPTVDRDTQYYLANITKVKSIDDFVNNDRLFKYAMKAYGLEDMDYAKAFMVKALKEGVSDPDSFANKLTDKRYAQFVAAFNFAADGADATVYNPTQQQVTANYATQAEIAGLDPDSDYVKGETTYYLANITKVKSIDDLMSNDRLYTYALAAFGLDSATEDKDLIKSVLQGGVKDPDSVANKQTNKAYAGLAAAFNFAQYGDTTTTRVAAQQPTVDMYLRQTLEEDAGQTNEGVRLALYFQRKAPDITNWYDVLADTALASVVRTALGLPDSFATADIDKQAQLFEQKLDIKDFTDPEKLGKFLTRFTSMYEIAHPTSTAVTSVSVLFAQPTTIGISTDLMMAMQQLKF
- the flgA gene encoding flagellar basal body P-ring formation chaperone FlgA — its product is MAGPISSALRRTALATVLVAAGAPAFAQDAAGQSANQIASAQATGEAVLIPNRVIYPGETIEPASLKQVTLIPGKHKPDGMATRSEELQGKVAKRTLLPGRYIPVTAIRDAWLVEQGASVQVYFTAGALTISAAGVTLQPGAAGDQIKIRNIDSGKIISGTVMADGTIKVGAS
- the fliI gene encoding flagellar protein export ATPase FliI, giving the protein MTTGSSLLRASESPADTGRTDRLAALERVWRRFDDPQALLARGGRIAEISPTHYKVRGLSGIARLGDIVEQRGKAGARRGEIVKIASDEVVVAPFERSADAGIGDAVFRRGPLAVTPHVSWRGRALDALTRVIDGGPPLIRPNTADAVHGATPGALARQRVGTGFLTGVRVIDIFTPLCFGQRLGIFAGSGVGKSTLLAMLAGAEAFDTVVVALIGERGREVREFLEDTIGAESMAKTVAVVATSDESAMMRRRAPDTAMCVAEHFRDQGHRVLLVLDSITRFAHALREVATGTGEPPVARGYPASVFTDLPKLLERAGPGVEGKGSITAIISVLVDGDDHNDPVADSVRGILDGHVVLDRSLAEQGRYPPVNPLSSISRLADKAWSPEQRMLVTRLKSMIARFEDTRDIRLLGAYQSGADAELDNAVRQVPLIYEALTQSPRDRASADPFADLARHLKGKLNGDQGD
- the flgG gene encoding flagellar basal-body rod protein FlgG → MKALAIAATGMNAQQTNLEVIANNIANINTTGYKRARAEFSDLLYQVDRTQGVPNRSNTSLVPEGVSIGLGVKTTAVRNVHTQGELASTGNSFDLALTGRGWFQIQGADGGTLYSRAGAFNTNATGQLVTVDGAEVIPAITVPTDAVEVIVNKTGQVFARLDGQTNLQLLGQLQIANFANEAGLAPLGDNLFQETAASGPANVGVPGDPGFATIQQGYLESSNVDPVKEITELISAQRAYEMNSKVIQAADDMASVVSKNIR
- a CDS encoding flagellar basal body P-ring protein FlgI, which codes for MMRAFVLLLSAAIGLQPALADGLTPKAKRELAQRNGGVYDDPEYDPATTQRMFRVSTGPSTLPPGQVAARIKDIAQLQSARDNQLVGYGLVIGLAGTGDSLRNSPFTEQSIRAMLENLGIATEGGSARAKNVAAVIVTANMPPFVQSGARIDIDVSSMGDATSLAGGTLVMTPLKAADGEIYAVGQGSVIIGGFTAQGQAEQLTQGVPTAGRVPNGAIVERAVPAEFDDQSVLTLQLRNPDFSTAIRIADAVNDYTSQRFGMRVAAERDARTVQIRRPKNVSAARFYAEIENLVVESDAPARVVIDERTGTIVIGNNVRISRVAISHGTLTVRITEAPKVVQPEPFSKGETAVEPFTAIEASRPDARVALLDGPDLETLVSGLNRLGVKPDGIIAILQGIKSAGALQADLVLQ
- the motA gene encoding flagellar motor stator protein MotA; this encodes MGILIGLVVTLGCVLGGFMAMGGHLHVLLQPWEAVVICGAALGTFLVANPMKTVKDTGKGILEAFKQAVPKERDYLETLGVLHSLMRELRSKSRSEVEAHIDNPEESAIFQAFPTVLKNHDLTNFICDYCRIIIIGNARSHEIEALMDEEIQTIRADKLKAYHAMVAVGDGLPALGIVAAVLGVVKAMGALDQSPEILGGLIGAALVGTFLGIFLSYAVVGPVATKIKTVREKKNRLYIIVKQTLLAYMNGALPQVAIEFGRKTISSYERPTIDAVEQSTMSAGVAEKKAA
- the flgB gene encoding flagellar basal body rod protein FlgB; translated protein: MEPVNLFDLATRQSQWLAVRQSAIASNIANANTPGYTANDVEPFEKVLDRTAVTLAATQAGHLGAETANAGFNVKPEDPDGAIMPSKNTVVLEQELMKAGEVRRSFELNTAIVKAFHSMMTMVVKS
- a CDS encoding flagellar hook-basal body complex protein FliE; translated protein: MIGGIGAIQFKTAVDGAEQASPNLLQGGVGTQAGESIGSSFAEVLSQAATKTVNTLQGAEQMSIQALKGDADTRQVVDAVLSAQQALQTTIAIRDKVVSAYLEISRMSI
- the flgF gene encoding flagellar basal-body rod protein FlgF, with translation MQDSLYVALSSQIALERRLDTIADNVANASTIGFRATGVKFEDVVSGTGPKSVSFASSGKTYLSGAHGALTETGNPFDFAIQGDAWFAIETPAGTVMTRDGRFSMNDSGELMSIEGYPVLDSGGAPIQLDPRNGPPKAGADGSLRQNDQLVGAIGLYNFDPGENFVRYGNSGIVPARTPEPVTDRSDVGVAQGFLEESNVNPVLEMTRLIQVQRAFENTAALMRQTDSSTDDAIKTLGSK